From the Microbacterium thalassium genome, one window contains:
- a CDS encoding CPBP family intramembrane glutamic endopeptidase has translation MPSTAPATALTTWSAGLVPALLACAAAPAFFVVRIPWLGWLLLALGLALAWLLRPRLRAERAVTAAALADEAPEAAPARTPDLVRDLSLIAAGLLVVSAIPLKAELDNLAILRFALALGGAVVVPYVMSRWLYRDRAIRFPWRGGGSWTAFQWTWLATVLLLGWLILPFYFITSGVYQNWPVVDTPDLIARLFVGVGAVGIWDELFFICTVFALLLRHFPMWQANILQTIVFVSFLWELGYQAWGPVLTIPFALLQGYIFGRTRSLAYVVTVHLLFDAVVFLVLVHAHNPGALDGLFLV, from the coding sequence ATGCCCTCGACCGCACCCGCCACGGCCCTGACGACCTGGTCGGCCGGCCTCGTTCCGGCGCTCCTGGCGTGCGCCGCGGCCCCGGCGTTCTTCGTCGTCCGGATCCCCTGGCTGGGGTGGCTCCTGCTGGCGCTCGGGCTCGCGCTCGCGTGGCTGCTGCGCCCTCGGCTGCGCGCCGAGCGCGCAGTGACGGCGGCGGCCCTCGCCGACGAGGCGCCCGAGGCGGCGCCTGCCCGCACGCCCGATCTCGTGCGCGACCTCTCGCTCATCGCCGCCGGTCTCCTCGTCGTGAGCGCCATCCCGCTGAAGGCGGAACTCGACAACCTCGCGATCCTGCGGTTCGCCCTGGCACTCGGGGGAGCGGTGGTGGTGCCGTACGTCATGTCGCGCTGGCTGTACCGCGACCGCGCGATCCGGTTCCCGTGGCGCGGGGGCGGGTCCTGGACGGCGTTCCAGTGGACGTGGCTGGCGACCGTGCTGCTGCTGGGGTGGCTGATCCTGCCGTTCTACTTCATCACGTCGGGCGTGTATCAGAACTGGCCGGTCGTGGACACACCGGACCTCATCGCGCGACTGTTCGTGGGCGTCGGCGCGGTCGGCATCTGGGATGAGCTGTTCTTCATCTGCACCGTCTTCGCGCTGCTGCTGCGGCACTTCCCGATGTGGCAGGCGAACATCCTGCAGACGATCGTGTTCGTGTCGTTCCTGTGGGAGCTCGGCTATCAGGCGTGGGGACCGGTGCTGACGATCCCGTTCGCGCTGCTGCAGGGCTACATCTTCGGCCGCACCCGGTCGCTGGCGTACGTCGTCACGGTGCACCTGCTCTTCGACGCGGTGGTGTTCCTGGTGCTGGTCCACGCGCACAACCCGGGCGCGCTCGACGGACTCTTCCTGGTCTGA
- a CDS encoding 4a-hydroxytetrahydrobiopterin dehydratase, which yields MDLISEADFTAVPGTDGWHVLDAMAAAYFDSRDFASGAALVARIAELADAADHHPDVDLRYRGVTVRTVTHSAGGLTRKDAELAAAISRAAGELGIVADTERLRPRGSV from the coding sequence ATGGATCTCATCAGCGAGGCCGACTTCACCGCCGTGCCCGGCACCGACGGGTGGCACGTGCTGGACGCCATGGCCGCCGCGTACTTCGACTCGCGCGACTTCGCGTCGGGGGCGGCCCTCGTCGCGCGGATCGCAGAACTCGCGGATGCCGCCGACCACCACCCCGACGTCGACCTGCGCTACCGCGGCGTGACGGTGCGGACCGTCACGCACTCCGCCGGCGGGCTCACGCGCAAGGACGCCGAACTCGCCGCGGCGATCTCGCGGGCCGCGGGGGAGCTGGGCATCGTCGCGGACACCGAGCGGCTGCGACCGCGCGGCTCCGTCTAG
- a CDS encoding DUF3097 domain-containing protein, which yields MDDRYGTDVLSSGWRDRMAKEVPRVPASDDLVVEVADDGYCGAVVGVASGLVELEDRTGRRRLFPLGPGFLVDGRDVVLTPPEKRLAQAGPARTASGSFAAPDGRARVARASRIFVEGRHDAELVEKVWGDDLRAEGVVVEYLQGIDLLEAALNDEPPSAQRRYGVLVDHLVPGSKESRVAAGIERGPHGAHVRIVGHPWVDVWQCVTPRAMGIARWPEIPRGIEYKVGVCRALGWPARDQADIARAWQRILGRVSSYRDLEPAFLGRVEELIDFVTVD from the coding sequence ATGGACGATCGCTACGGCACCGACGTGCTCTCGAGCGGCTGGCGCGACCGCATGGCCAAGGAGGTGCCGCGCGTGCCGGCATCTGACGATCTCGTCGTCGAGGTGGCCGACGACGGCTACTGCGGCGCCGTGGTCGGCGTCGCCTCGGGCCTGGTCGAACTCGAGGACCGCACGGGGCGGCGAAGGCTGTTCCCCCTCGGCCCCGGCTTCCTCGTCGACGGCCGCGATGTCGTCCTGACGCCCCCGGAGAAGCGGCTCGCACAGGCAGGGCCGGCGCGGACGGCATCCGGATCCTTCGCCGCCCCGGATGGGCGGGCGCGCGTGGCGCGCGCGAGCCGCATCTTCGTCGAGGGGCGCCACGACGCCGAACTCGTCGAGAAGGTGTGGGGCGACGACCTGCGCGCCGAAGGCGTCGTCGTCGAGTACCTGCAGGGCATCGACCTGCTGGAGGCCGCGCTGAACGACGAGCCGCCGTCGGCGCAGCGCCGCTACGGCGTGCTCGTGGACCATCTCGTGCCGGGATCGAAGGAGTCGCGCGTCGCGGCCGGCATCGAGCGGGGCCCGCACGGCGCCCACGTGCGGATCGTGGGGCACCCGTGGGTGGACGTATGGCAGTGCGTCACGCCGCGGGCGATGGGCATCGCCCGCTGGCCCGAGATCCCGCGGGGCATCGAGTACAAGGTCGGCGTGTGCCGCGCGCTCGGCTGGCCCGCGCGCGACCAGGCCGACATCGCGCGGGCGTGGCAGCGGATCCTCGGGCGCGTGTCGAGCTACCGCGACCTCGAGCCGGCGTTCCTCGGCCGTGTCGAGGAGCTCATCGACTTCGTCACCGTCGACTGA
- a CDS encoding PspA/IM30 family protein has protein sequence MAKQSIFGRISTLIKANVNALIDSAEDPQKMLDQLVRDYTNSIADAEAAIAETIGNLRLLERDHQEDVQAAAEWGNKALAASRKADELRGAGNTADADKFDSLAKIALQRQISEENEAKAIAPTIAQQNEVVDKLKDGLNGMKVKLDQLKSKRAELLARSKTAEAQNKVADAVKSIDVLDPTSELGRFEDKVRRQEALAQGKQELAASSLDQQFNQLEDMGELTEVEARLAALKAGGSAGALGS, from the coding sequence ATGGCGAAGCAGTCCATCTTCGGCCGCATCTCCACCCTGATCAAGGCGAACGTGAATGCCCTGATCGACTCGGCGGAGGACCCGCAGAAGATGCTGGACCAGCTGGTCCGCGATTACACCAACTCCATCGCCGACGCCGAGGCGGCGATCGCCGAGACGATCGGCAACCTGCGTCTGCTCGAGCGCGACCACCAGGAGGACGTCCAGGCGGCGGCCGAGTGGGGCAACAAGGCGCTCGCGGCCAGCCGCAAGGCCGACGAGCTGCGCGGCGCCGGCAACACCGCCGACGCCGACAAGTTCGACAGCCTCGCGAAGATCGCGCTCCAGCGCCAGATCAGCGAGGAGAACGAGGCGAAGGCGATCGCGCCGACGATCGCCCAGCAGAACGAGGTCGTCGACAAGCTCAAGGACGGCCTCAACGGCATGAAGGTCAAGCTCGACCAGCTCAAGTCCAAGCGGGCCGAGCTGCTGGCGCGCTCGAAGACCGCGGAGGCCCAGAACAAGGTCGCCGACGCCGTCAAGTCGATCGACGTGCTCGACCCCACGAGCGAACTCGGCCGCTTCGAGGACAAGGTGCGGCGCCAGGAAGCGCTCGCCCAGGGCAAGCAGGAGCTGGCCGCCTCGTCGCTGGACCAGCAGTTCAACCAGCTCGAGGACATGGGCGAGCTCACCGAGGTCGAGGCACGGCTGGCCGCGCTCAAGGCCGGTGGCAGCGCCGGAGCCCTCGGCTCCTGA
- a CDS encoding carboxymuconolactone decarboxylase family protein, whose product MSEQPRVHLSRSARPAYQALSEFSRTVGRIAAESGVDDRLKELVQIHASQLNGCSYCVRQHVTRAVALGVDADTIAQIAAWRDSGVFSERERAGLELAEAYTFIHVEGIPDGVYDRVGAVLTEAEYVALSWIIVSINAFNRLAIAGRYLVPPQTPQASETPEE is encoded by the coding sequence ATGAGCGAGCAGCCGCGTGTGCACCTGTCGCGGTCGGCGCGCCCGGCCTACCAGGCCCTGTCGGAGTTCTCCCGCACCGTCGGGCGCATCGCGGCCGAGTCCGGCGTCGACGACCGCCTGAAAGAGCTGGTGCAGATCCACGCGTCGCAGCTGAACGGATGCTCGTACTGCGTGCGGCAGCACGTGACGCGGGCGGTCGCCCTCGGGGTCGACGCCGACACGATCGCGCAGATCGCCGCGTGGCGCGACTCCGGTGTGTTCAGCGAGCGCGAGCGCGCGGGCCTGGAGCTCGCCGAGGCGTACACCTTCATCCACGTCGAGGGCATCCCCGACGGCGTGTACGACCGCGTCGGCGCCGTGCTCACCGAGGCCGAGTACGTGGCGCTGAGCTGGATCATCGTCTCGATCAACGCGTTCAACCGCCTGGCGATCGCCGGTCGCTACCTCGTGCCGCCGCAGACGCCGCAGGCATCCGAGACACCGGAGGAGTGA
- a CDS encoding Fe-S oxidoreductase, with protein sequence MIARPPAGWQAAAERAVERGRRIDRLIPRVLLDSPISFVGYLYGCTVGWIWGTLWSTGRIERRGTLWVFRGLPSWAYPRGGVCVGGCFLTGDGTIDERLLRHEAVHERQWRRYGLLMPLLYLAAGRDALRNRFEIEAGLEDGNYVPRRRTRSS encoded by the coding sequence GTGATCGCCCGCCCGCCGGCGGGATGGCAGGCCGCGGCCGAGCGAGCCGTCGAGCGCGGGCGGCGCATCGACCGCCTCATCCCCCGCGTGCTGCTGGACTCCCCGATCAGCTTCGTCGGGTACCTGTACGGGTGCACCGTCGGATGGATCTGGGGAACCCTGTGGAGCACCGGCCGGATCGAGCGGAGGGGGACCCTGTGGGTCTTCCGCGGACTGCCGTCGTGGGCGTACCCGCGCGGCGGCGTGTGCGTGGGCGGATGCTTCCTCACCGGCGACGGCACGATCGACGAGCGCCTGCTGCGGCACGAGGCGGTCCACGAGCGCCAGTGGCGCCGCTACGGTCTGCTCATGCCGCTGCTGTACCTCGCGGCGGGCCGCGATGCGCTGCGCAACCGCTTCGAGATCGAGGCCGGTCTCGAGGACGGCAACTACGTGCCGCGGCGACGCACGCGCTCCTCCTGA
- a CDS encoding alpha/beta fold hydrolase, whose protein sequence is MVRVSEHFDEFSFLPAQAADAGIAGPAPRGERVSLALADGRTLSGLRYGDEAPIVTFLHGAGLNAHTWDTTILALGLPALAIDLPGHGDSSWRDDAAYVARVLAPDVAAGMDAWTTSPQVLVGQSLGGLTAAAVAASHPDLVRDVVVVDITPGIDQSAGPSQLRDFFAGPTDWATRDELVERALSFGLGGSRRAAERGVYLNSRVRADGRVEWKHHFAHLAAAAAADPESSARLAGRQDALASVLGESGWQDLAGVRSPITLVRGDRGYVTEADAAEFARRVPAASVVVMASGHNVQEEQPTALGDLVRTRARAD, encoded by the coding sequence ATGGTGCGCGTGAGCGAGCACTTCGACGAGTTCTCCTTCCTTCCCGCCCAGGCCGCCGACGCCGGCATCGCGGGCCCCGCGCCCCGCGGCGAGCGCGTCTCGCTGGCGCTGGCCGACGGCCGCACGCTCAGCGGGCTGCGCTACGGCGACGAGGCGCCGATCGTGACGTTCCTCCACGGCGCGGGCCTGAACGCCCACACGTGGGACACCACGATCCTCGCGCTGGGCCTGCCCGCGCTCGCGATCGACCTCCCCGGCCATGGCGATTCGTCGTGGCGGGACGACGCCGCGTACGTCGCACGGGTGCTCGCACCGGACGTCGCCGCGGGGATGGACGCCTGGACCACGTCACCCCAGGTGCTCGTCGGCCAGTCGCTCGGCGGACTGACGGCGGCAGCGGTGGCGGCATCGCACCCGGATCTCGTGCGCGATGTCGTGGTGGTCGACATCACGCCCGGCATCGATCAGAGCGCGGGCCCGAGCCAGCTGCGCGACTTCTTCGCGGGGCCCACCGACTGGGCCACGCGCGACGAACTCGTCGAGCGGGCACTCTCCTTCGGCCTCGGCGGATCGCGGCGGGCGGCCGAGCGCGGCGTCTACCTGAACTCGCGCGTGCGGGCGGACGGACGCGTGGAGTGGAAGCACCACTTCGCCCATCTCGCGGCCGCGGCCGCCGCCGATCCCGAGTCGTCCGCGCGTCTCGCCGGCCGTCAGGACGCCCTCGCGAGCGTGCTGGGAGAGTCGGGCTGGCAGGATCTCGCCGGCGTGCGCTCGCCGATCACACTGGTGCGGGGCGACCGGGGCTACGTCACCGAGGCCGACGCTGCCGAATTCGCGCGGCGCGTGCCCGCGGCATCCGTCGTGGTCATGGCGAGCGGGCACAACGTGCAGGAGGAGCAGCCGACCGCCCTCGGCGACCTCGTCCGCACGCGCGCACGGGCGGACTGA
- a CDS encoding tyrosine-protein phosphatase produces the protein MTPAILVPGAVNFRDVGGLPAEGGATREGVLFRSGNLARLEDAGVVALGELGIRRIIDLRADDEVRHAPSRVAGLSLVTQRVPLFLGSVASFFSGDVSLDDMYRQLITDSAAGVVDVVRGVIADQPVLVHCTVGKDRTGVTVAVALAAAGVEAEAVVADYARTEALLPARRNRRVVELLRAQHPGARNLEDLATRSPAPVMRDLLETVAADYGSAAEYLQAHGMSGDEVAELRRVLIA, from the coding sequence ATGACGCCGGCGATCCTCGTCCCGGGCGCGGTCAACTTCCGCGACGTGGGCGGGCTCCCCGCCGAGGGCGGGGCCACCCGCGAAGGCGTGCTGTTCCGGTCGGGCAACCTCGCCCGGCTCGAAGACGCCGGCGTCGTCGCGCTCGGCGAGCTCGGCATCCGGCGCATCATCGACCTGCGCGCCGACGACGAGGTGCGCCATGCGCCCAGCCGCGTGGCGGGGCTGTCGCTCGTGACGCAGCGCGTGCCGCTGTTCCTCGGCTCCGTGGCGTCGTTCTTCTCCGGCGACGTGAGCCTCGACGACATGTACCGCCAGCTGATCACCGATTCGGCGGCCGGCGTGGTCGACGTCGTGCGCGGCGTCATCGCCGACCAGCCCGTGCTCGTGCACTGCACGGTCGGCAAGGACCGCACCGGGGTGACGGTCGCGGTGGCGCTGGCCGCGGCCGGCGTCGAAGCCGAAGCGGTCGTCGCCGATTACGCGCGCACCGAGGCGCTGCTGCCGGCGCGGCGCAACCGTCGCGTGGTCGAGCTGCTGCGCGCGCAGCATCCGGGCGCGCGCAACCTCGAAGACCTCGCGACGCGCTCGCCGGCCCCCGTCATGCGCGACCTGCTCGAGACCGTCGCCGCCGACTACGGCTCGGCGGCGGAGTACCTGCAGGCCCACGGCATGAGCGGCGACGAGGTCGCGGAGCTGCGGCGCGTCCTGATCGCGTGA
- a CDS encoding ABC transporter substrate-binding protein, whose translation MLRRTALAATALVAATALALTACSGESAPAPTATGTPDPDASVAIRLVLEPGNLDIRKTAGAALDQILVDNIYQGLVSRTPEQEIVPALASDFSVSADGLTYTFTLREGVTFHDGSELTPADVVWSLETRQESDDWSDSARLANVESVEADGQTITLTLSAPDSTLLWNLTGRAGIILKKGDKVDYNTAENGTGPFILDSWRQGDSITFVRNEEYWGDSAGVAEVVFDYIPDNQAALNAALAGEVDVLTGFDANLKDQIEATGDYALVLGESTDKGVLAFNQSEGSPLADQRVRQAIRQSIDHQAFVDALASGQTLYGPIPSLDPGYEDLADVAPYDPDTARTLLAEAGAEDLELTLTIPSFYSTTIPQILVSDLNEVGITLTVESVDFSTWLNDVYVNQDYDLSFVLHTEARDFENWANPDYYFTYDSAEVQDLYAQAVASTSESQAATLLERAARIVSEDAAADWLYNGASVLAVGTNVAGMPSVNVNERLNLAELTKSDG comes from the coding sequence ATGCTCCGCCGCACAGCCCTCGCCGCGACCGCTCTGGTCGCCGCGACCGCGCTCGCGCTCACCGCCTGCTCGGGCGAGAGCGCCCCCGCTCCCACCGCCACCGGAACGCCCGACCCCGACGCGTCGGTGGCGATCCGGCTCGTGCTCGAGCCCGGCAACCTCGACATCCGCAAGACGGCCGGTGCGGCACTCGACCAGATCCTCGTCGACAACATCTACCAGGGCCTGGTCTCGCGCACCCCCGAGCAGGAGATCGTGCCCGCTCTCGCGAGCGACTTCTCGGTCTCCGCCGACGGACTGACCTACACGTTCACCCTCCGCGAAGGGGTCACCTTCCACGACGGGTCCGAGCTGACGCCCGCCGACGTGGTGTGGTCGCTCGAGACACGCCAGGAGAGCGACGACTGGAGCGATTCGGCACGCCTGGCGAACGTCGAGTCCGTCGAGGCCGACGGCCAGACGATCACCCTCACCCTGAGCGCTCCCGACTCGACGCTGCTGTGGAACCTCACCGGTCGCGCGGGGATCATCCTGAAGAAGGGCGACAAGGTCGACTACAACACCGCGGAGAACGGGACCGGTCCGTTCATCCTCGACAGCTGGCGCCAGGGCGACAGCATCACGTTCGTCCGCAACGAGGAGTACTGGGGCGACTCCGCGGGGGTCGCGGAGGTCGTCTTCGACTACATCCCCGACAACCAGGCGGCCCTCAACGCCGCGCTCGCGGGCGAGGTCGACGTGCTGACCGGGTTCGACGCGAACCTCAAGGACCAGATCGAGGCCACCGGCGACTACGCGCTCGTGCTCGGCGAGTCCACCGACAAGGGGGTGCTCGCGTTCAACCAGTCCGAGGGCAGCCCGCTCGCCGACCAGCGCGTCCGCCAGGCGATCCGGCAGTCCATCGACCACCAGGCGTTCGTCGACGCGCTCGCGTCCGGCCAGACGCTGTACGGCCCGATCCCGTCGCTCGACCCGGGCTACGAGGACCTGGCGGACGTCGCGCCGTACGACCCCGACACCGCGCGGACGCTGCTCGCCGAGGCGGGCGCCGAGGACCTCGAGCTGACGCTGACGATCCCGAGCTTCTACTCGACCACGATTCCGCAGATCCTCGTGTCCGACCTCAACGAGGTCGGCATCACCCTGACCGTCGAGTCGGTGGACTTCTCGACGTGGCTCAACGACGTCTACGTCAACCAGGACTACGACCTGAGCTTCGTGCTGCACACCGAGGCGCGCGACTTCGAGAACTGGGCGAACCCCGACTACTACTTCACGTACGACAGCGCCGAGGTCCAGGATCTGTACGCGCAGGCGGTCGCGAGCACCAGCGAGAGCCAGGCGGCGACGCTCCTGGAGCGCGCGGCGCGCATCGTGTCGGAGGACGCCGCCGCGGACTGGCTGTACAACGGCGCATCCGTCCTCGCGGTGGGCACGAACGTCGCGGGCATGCCGTCGGTCAACGTCAACGAG
- a CDS encoding arginase family protein, translating to MTRFIVVPQWQGSPSSRAMQLIDGAEAIAGDLPRSACTRVDVPLEAGEEIDTGVHRYSSLRRIRDLVSATAGAGDEPAMIVGGDCGVAVAAVARSAAADPDLALVWLDAHPDLHTPETSESGAFSGMALRAVLGEGADGLALAPGTVRPDRVIIAGARSFDPAEDEAVRSLGITTLAAADLADPERLAQAVAATGASSVHIHVALDVLDPADMTGVTSAEPFGVPVTQLVAAIAAVRQATPVAGSSIAGFAPSSPAAAVEDMGTILRVVGALA from the coding sequence ATGACCCGGTTCATCGTCGTCCCCCAATGGCAGGGCTCGCCGTCGTCACGCGCGATGCAGCTCATCGACGGAGCGGAGGCGATCGCCGGCGACCTGCCGCGCTCGGCGTGCACGCGCGTCGACGTCCCGCTCGAGGCCGGCGAAGAGATCGACACCGGCGTGCACCGCTACAGCTCGCTGCGCCGCATCCGCGACCTCGTGTCGGCCACGGCGGGCGCCGGCGACGAGCCGGCGATGATCGTCGGCGGCGACTGCGGCGTCGCCGTTGCGGCCGTCGCCCGCTCCGCGGCCGCCGACCCCGACCTCGCGCTGGTGTGGCTGGACGCCCACCCCGACCTCCACACGCCCGAGACCAGCGAGTCCGGCGCCTTCTCGGGCATGGCGCTGCGCGCGGTGCTCGGCGAGGGCGCCGACGGGCTCGCCCTCGCACCCGGGACCGTGCGCCCCGACCGCGTGATCATCGCCGGGGCTCGCAGCTTCGACCCCGCCGAGGACGAGGCGGTGCGCTCCCTCGGCATCACGACCCTCGCCGCGGCGGATCTCGCCGATCCGGAGCGTCTCGCTCAGGCGGTCGCGGCCACGGGCGCGTCCTCCGTCCACATCCACGTCGCCCTCGACGTGCTCGACCCCGCCGACATGACGGGAGTCACCTCGGCCGAGCCGTTCGGCGTGCCGGTCACCCAGCTGGTCGCGGCGATCGCCGCGGTGCGGCAGGCGACGCCGGTGGCAGGGTCCAGCATCGCCGGGTTCGCCCCGTCCTCCCCCGCCGCGGCCGTCGAGGACATGGGCACGATCCTGAGGGTCGTCGGGGCTCTGGCGTGA
- a CDS encoding TPM domain-containing protein: MRRRWAAALTSAVIAALAFAGTGTAVATDPVQLGAGYVIDDVGALSSGDAASVQSRLEELYTDTGADLYVAFVDAFTNPDDSESWANAVADQNGLGPSQYLLAIATESRQYYLSADSAGPLTQDQIAQIEADIVPQLRDGDYAGAVITAADTMQSELVGTAGSDGTGGGGFGFGTVLLIVIVAGAIAVIVWLVIRSRRRKRQVVAAGGTTPLAQLSTDDLRRQAASALIETDDAIKTSEQELGFARAQFGDTATGSFVEALSAARGELNEAFALQQKLDDSVPDTEEQIRAWNARIIELCGQANDRLDERAAEFDQLRKLEQDAPEALARLQAEREKTAAALPPAAAELATLQSAYAPAALATVADNPAQADARLEFADEQLAEAQQAIASGDGGEAAISIRAAEEALGQAALLASAIGKLGSDLGAEEKNAAALVADIEQDIAAAGALPDADGRVAAAVTAARQQVDGARTRLTGAKDPLAALEGLESANDQIDAVIARARDAQAQAQRAQQMLTQVMTQAQARVSSAEDYITARRGAVGAQARTRLAEAGACLVRAQQLQATDPQQALAQAQRADQLAAQAIQSAQTDVSGFGGAGMGAVPGARPGGGGGGMLGAVLGGIVINSVLSGGGRSSSSRGGGFGGFSGAAMGGGRSRSRVSPGSFGGGGTRARRGGGRF, from the coding sequence ATGCGAAGGCGCTGGGCGGCGGCCCTCACGTCGGCGGTGATCGCGGCGCTCGCGTTCGCGGGAACGGGGACGGCGGTCGCGACCGACCCGGTGCAGCTCGGTGCGGGTTACGTGATCGACGACGTCGGCGCGCTCTCGTCGGGCGACGCCGCGAGCGTGCAGTCCCGTCTCGAGGAGCTGTACACCGACACCGGCGCGGACCTGTACGTCGCCTTCGTCGACGCCTTCACCAACCCCGACGACAGCGAGTCGTGGGCCAACGCCGTCGCGGACCAGAACGGCCTCGGGCCCTCGCAGTATCTGCTGGCGATCGCCACGGAGTCCCGCCAGTACTACCTGTCGGCCGACAGCGCGGGTCCTCTCACGCAGGACCAGATCGCGCAGATCGAGGCGGACATCGTGCCGCAGCTGCGCGACGGCGACTACGCCGGCGCCGTGATCACGGCCGCCGACACGATGCAGAGCGAGCTCGTCGGCACGGCGGGCAGCGACGGAACGGGCGGCGGCGGGTTCGGCTTCGGCACCGTCCTGCTCATCGTCATCGTCGCGGGCGCCATCGCGGTCATCGTGTGGCTCGTCATCCGCTCGCGGCGCAGGAAGCGCCAGGTGGTCGCCGCCGGCGGCACGACCCCGCTCGCCCAGCTCAGCACCGACGATCTCCGACGGCAGGCGGCATCCGCCCTCATCGAGACCGACGACGCGATCAAGACCAGCGAGCAGGAGCTCGGATTCGCGCGCGCCCAGTTCGGGGACACCGCGACCGGGAGCTTCGTCGAGGCTCTGTCCGCCGCCCGCGGCGAACTGAACGAGGCCTTCGCGCTTCAGCAGAAGCTCGACGACTCGGTGCCCGACACCGAAGAGCAGATCCGCGCGTGGAACGCGCGCATCATCGAACTGTGCGGCCAGGCGAACGACCGCCTCGACGAGCGCGCCGCCGAGTTCGACCAGCTGCGCAAGCTCGAGCAGGACGCGCCCGAGGCGCTCGCCCGCCTGCAGGCAGAGCGGGAGAAGACGGCGGCCGCACTCCCGCCCGCGGCCGCCGAGCTCGCGACCCTCCAGTCCGCGTACGCACCCGCGGCGCTCGCGACGGTGGCCGACAATCCGGCGCAGGCCGACGCGCGGCTCGAGTTCGCCGACGAGCAGCTCGCCGAGGCGCAGCAGGCGATCGCGAGCGGCGACGGCGGTGAAGCGGCGATCAGCATCCGCGCCGCCGAAGAGGCCCTCGGGCAGGCCGCCCTCCTGGCGTCGGCGATCGGCAAGCTCGGCTCCGATCTCGGCGCCGAGGAGAAGAACGCCGCAGCCCTCGTCGCCGACATCGAGCAGGACATCGCCGCGGCCGGGGCGCTCCCCGACGCCGACGGGCGGGTGGCCGCAGCCGTCACCGCCGCCCGCCAGCAGGTCGACGGTGCCCGCACGCGGCTGACCGGCGCCAAGGATCCGCTCGCAGCGCTCGAAGGCCTGGAGTCGGCGAACGACCAGATCGACGCCGTCATCGCCCGCGCGCGCGACGCACAGGCGCAGGCGCAGCGCGCCCAGCAGATGCTCACCCAGGTGATGACCCAGGCGCAGGCGCGCGTGTCGTCGGCCGAGGACTACATCACCGCCCGCCGAGGTGCGGTCGGCGCCCAGGCCCGCACGCGCCTCGCGGAGGCCGGCGCGTGCCTCGTGCGCGCCCAGCAGCTGCAGGCCACCGACCCGCAGCAGGCCCTCGCCCAGGCCCAGCGCGCCGACCAGCTCGCCGCACAGGCCATCCAGTCCGCCCAGACCGACGTCTCGGGCTTCGGCGGCGCGGGGATGGGCGCCGTGCCCGGCGCGCGACCCGGCGGAGGCGGCGGCGGCATGCTCGGCGCTGTCCTCGGCGGCATCGTCATCAACTCGGTGCTCAGCGGCGGCGGGCGTTCCTCCTCGAGCCGCGGCGGCGGCTTCGGCGGATTCTCCGGCGCCGCCATGGGCGGCGGGCGCAGTCGCTCGCGCGTGAGCCCCGGCTCGTTCGGCGGGGGCGGCACCCGTGCCCGCCGCGGCGGAGGACGCTTCTGA
- the trmB gene encoding tRNA (guanosine(46)-N7)-methyltransferase TrmB, whose product MSEAQERAWSELSPRFVIEVQRDAASTSILPGTQIDPAAVWGREAPLVVEIGSGQGHAIVHAATTTPDTDFLAIEVFRAGLARTMLDADKAGATNLRLVEANAPEVLQHLLPPASADEVWVFFPDPWHKKKHTKRRLVAPEFPPIAAAALKPGGLLRLATDWEDYALQMREVMDAADAFERAFEGEWAPRFDGRVLTAFERKGQRVGRDIRDLTYRRVGA is encoded by the coding sequence ATGTCCGAGGCGCAGGAGCGCGCGTGGAGCGAGCTGTCGCCGCGCTTCGTGATCGAGGTGCAGCGCGACGCCGCTTCGACCAGCATCCTGCCGGGCACGCAGATCGACCCCGCGGCCGTGTGGGGGCGCGAGGCGCCGCTCGTCGTCGAGATCGGCTCGGGCCAGGGGCACGCGATCGTGCACGCCGCCACGACGACCCCCGACACCGACTTCCTCGCGATCGAGGTGTTCCGCGCGGGGCTGGCGCGCACGATGCTGGATGCCGACAAGGCGGGCGCGACCAACCTGCGGCTCGTCGAGGCCAACGCCCCCGAGGTGCTGCAGCATCTGCTGCCGCCGGCATCCGCGGATGAGGTGTGGGTGTTCTTCCCGGACCCGTGGCACAAGAAGAAGCACACCAAGCGGCGACTCGTCGCCCCCGAGTTCCCGCCCATCGCGGCGGCGGCGCTCAAGCCCGGCGGGCTGCTGCGGCTCGCCACCGACTGGGAGGACTACGCGCTCCAGATGCGCGAGGTCATGGACGCGGCGGATGCCTTCGAGCGCGCGTTCGAGGGGGAGTGGGCGCCGCGCTTCGACGGGCGCGTGCTCACCGCGTTCGAGCGCAAGGGCCAGCGCGTCGGCCGCGACATCCGTGATCTCACGTACCGGCGCGTCGGCGCATGA